Proteins encoded by one window of Leptospira barantonii:
- a CDS encoding chemotaxis protein CheW: MAGILGEYTELFLEESEDQIEELNANLLRLEADHKNLSIINDIFRAAHSLKSSAAFVGLYNLSDLNHKMENLLQLTRDGKLEVKLPLVNLLFQCFDLIKYVIRNVAEGKKIDTPFTEMIQKLDAYEKDPSSFSGVAGASAQAAPSTTAPSAPAPKPVETSSSAPASAPAVASAKSVSNNGLEIRLETEEARELEEEIKKSGKCWKISVTLGKDSPMKGLRFSLILQNLKNLGVVYKSVPDLEELEKGVDVTSIALLFLSSESFDQIRTAANVDMVESLDVQEYVPIIQEEVAASAGFKMDDDMAASESRVTLKSIKVSSDKLDQLMNNVGELIITNSGFQRIYDDLVRIFGEDQLFNDLKSRIDLINRISKELQSGIMNIRMVQISTVFRRFSRLVRDLSLETGKKVNLILSGESTELDKKVIDALGEPLLHLLRNSVDHGIETPAERVAAGKSETGTVELNSYQGGSNIMVEIRDDGRGLDAEKILRKAIEKGLVNATEASNLTEQEIFQFIFQAGFSTAETITDISGRGVGMNVVNNLIQEFKGKILINSTKGQGTSFVLSFPQALAIIPSILVLMEEEVYAFPLSEVNETIKIHNDQITTLEGNEIINLRGEVLPIYRLNRIIGLQDKTDREEFPVVIVQYKGRKIGFMVDELVGKHETVIKSLEKNFKNIHGLTGASIMGDGTIIMVLDIPGIVEIASELEDAETVVHHHLETMRRISSIHSAEREEELYIQKTTNPTNVYNHKLHDITNRERLKKKKTERAREMKRIVVDKEEVIREEKELAAALSVEMKAPQERQLPSSADVSIPDAPQTTAPPTVTSYSDTPSSPRKPFVSKSEEEYRSHITDIALDQSASADEQKRAKAIIDSFLSQKKERTMSVGPAKDFKGALSKEEIKKLENVVNTGMMNAGMVLSQLLKKNIDLFIPEIIMNDRDGLAEEIRFSDDHFYGLRIRMNGDLNGNLLMMFSRENAGNLARELLGSALPSGAGLNDDAKSMLSEISNIVCSSVMNSISNKAKASVMPSVPEFLEGTFMQVLDVVKPERTKFLSMLTEFNHEGNDLLGVLLFLPDFDELIELIPRF, encoded by the coding sequence ATGGCTGGAATTCTCGGAGAATACACGGAACTCTTTCTCGAAGAATCGGAAGATCAAATCGAGGAACTCAACGCCAACCTTCTTCGGTTGGAAGCGGATCATAAGAATCTTTCGATCATCAACGATATATTTCGCGCGGCTCACTCCTTAAAAAGTTCCGCGGCTTTCGTAGGTTTATACAATCTTTCCGATCTCAACCATAAAATGGAGAATCTTCTTCAGTTGACTCGGGACGGAAAACTCGAAGTTAAACTTCCGCTCGTCAATCTTCTGTTTCAATGTTTTGATCTTATTAAATACGTTATCCGAAACGTCGCCGAAGGAAAAAAAATCGACACTCCGTTTACGGAGATGATTCAAAAACTGGACGCGTATGAAAAAGATCCTTCTTCTTTTTCGGGAGTTGCGGGCGCTTCGGCACAAGCCGCTCCAAGCACAACTGCGCCTTCCGCTCCTGCGCCCAAACCGGTAGAAACATCGAGTTCGGCTCCGGCTTCCGCACCCGCTGTAGCTTCTGCAAAATCCGTTTCCAACAACGGATTGGAAATTCGTCTCGAAACGGAAGAAGCTCGGGAACTCGAAGAAGAAATTAAAAAGTCCGGCAAGTGCTGGAAGATTTCGGTGACGCTCGGAAAAGATTCTCCGATGAAAGGTCTTCGTTTTTCTTTGATTCTCCAGAACTTAAAGAACCTCGGCGTTGTTTACAAATCCGTTCCCGATTTGGAAGAATTGGAAAAGGGCGTCGACGTGACGTCCATCGCGTTGTTGTTTCTTTCCTCCGAATCCTTCGACCAAATCCGCACGGCGGCTAACGTCGATATGGTGGAATCCCTCGACGTTCAGGAATACGTTCCGATCATTCAGGAAGAAGTTGCGGCGAGCGCGGGCTTTAAGATGGACGACGACATGGCCGCTTCCGAGTCCAGAGTCACATTAAAAAGTATTAAAGTATCTTCCGATAAACTCGATCAACTTATGAACAACGTGGGCGAGCTTATCATCACGAATTCGGGCTTTCAAAGAATCTACGACGACTTGGTTCGTATCTTCGGAGAGGATCAACTTTTCAACGATCTCAAATCCAGAATCGATTTGATCAATCGAATCTCCAAAGAACTTCAATCCGGCATCATGAACATTCGTATGGTTCAGATTTCCACGGTGTTTAGAAGATTCTCCAGACTTGTGAGAGATCTTTCTTTGGAAACCGGTAAAAAAGTGAACTTGATTCTCAGCGGAGAATCGACCGAACTCGATAAAAAAGTCATCGATGCTCTCGGCGAACCGCTTCTTCATTTACTCCGTAACTCCGTCGATCACGGTATCGAAACTCCGGCCGAACGCGTTGCCGCGGGTAAATCCGAAACCGGAACCGTGGAACTCAATTCTTACCAAGGTGGAAGCAACATCATGGTGGAGATTCGAGACGACGGTCGCGGTTTGGACGCGGAAAAAATTCTTCGCAAGGCGATCGAAAAGGGACTCGTAAACGCAACCGAAGCTTCGAATCTCACGGAACAGGAAATTTTTCAATTCATCTTTCAAGCCGGATTTTCCACCGCAGAAACGATCACCGATATTTCAGGCCGCGGCGTGGGTATGAACGTAGTGAACAATCTGATTCAGGAATTCAAAGGAAAGATTCTCATCAACAGCACGAAAGGTCAGGGAACTTCGTTCGTTCTTTCCTTTCCTCAGGCGCTCGCGATCATTCCTTCGATTCTCGTTCTTATGGAGGAAGAGGTTTACGCCTTTCCTCTTTCCGAGGTCAACGAAACGATCAAGATCCACAACGATCAGATCACAACTCTCGAAGGAAACGAAATCATCAATCTCAGAGGAGAGGTTCTTCCGATCTACAGACTCAACCGAATCATCGGTCTTCAGGACAAAACAGACAGGGAAGAATTTCCGGTCGTTATCGTTCAATACAAGGGTCGCAAGATCGGATTTATGGTCGATGAACTCGTGGGCAAACACGAGACGGTCATCAAGTCTCTCGAAAAGAATTTCAAAAACATCCACGGTCTTACCGGAGCTTCCATCATGGGAGACGGAACCATCATTATGGTTTTGGATATTCCCGGAATCGTGGAGATCGCTTCCGAACTCGAGGACGCGGAAACCGTGGTCCATCACCATTTGGAAACGATGCGGAGAATCAGTTCGATTCATTCCGCGGAAAGAGAGGAAGAACTCTATATTCAAAAAACGACGAATCCTACGAACGTCTACAATCACAAACTACACGACATCACGAACCGCGAACGTCTGAAAAAGAAAAAGACCGAACGCGCTCGAGAGATGAAACGTATCGTCGTGGACAAAGAGGAAGTGATCCGCGAAGAAAAAGAATTGGCCGCGGCTCTCAGCGTGGAAATGAAAGCTCCGCAAGAAAGACAACTTCCTTCTTCTGCGGACGTTTCCATTCCGGACGCTCCGCAAACGACCGCGCCTCCGACCGTAACTTCTTATTCGGATACTCCTTCCTCACCTCGTAAACCTTTCGTTTCCAAATCCGAGGAAGAATATCGTTCGCATATCACGGACATCGCACTCGATCAAAGCGCGAGCGCGGACGAACAAAAACGCGCGAAGGCGATCATCGACAGCTTCTTATCTCAAAAGAAAGAAAGAACGATGTCCGTCGGTCCGGCCAAGGATTTCAAAGGCGCGCTCTCCAAGGAAGAAATCAAAAAACTGGAAAACGTGGTCAATACCGGTATGATGAATGCGGGTATGGTTCTTTCCCAACTTTTGAAAAAGAACATCGATCTTTTTATTCCTGAAATCATCATGAACGATCGGGACGGTCTCGCGGAAGAGATTCGTTTTTCGGACGATCATTTTTACGGTTTGAGAATCCGTATGAACGGAGACTTAAACGGAAATCTTCTGATGATGTTCTCCAGAGAAAACGCGGGGAATCTTGCAAGAGAACTTCTCGGTTCCGCATTACCTTCGGGCGCCGGTCTGAACGACGACGCCAAATCGATGTTAAGCGAGATTTCCAACATCGTTTGTTCTTCGGTAATGAACTCCATATCGAATAAGGCGAAGGCCAGCGTTATGCCTTCCGTTCCCGAGTTTTTAGAGGGAACGTTCATGCAGGTCCTGGACGTGGTAAAACCGGAGAGAACCAAGTTCTTAAGTATGCTTACAGAATTCAATCACGAGGGGAACGACCTTTTAGGAGTGCTTTTATTCCTTCCGGACTTTGACGAACTGATCGAGTTGATTCCGAGGTTTTAA
- a CDS encoding protein-glutamate methylesterase/protein-glutamine glutaminase, with amino-acid sequence MVPSPVRAVIVDDSLLVRNIISDQIQKDSKILVVATGKTGVDCIELAQKLNPDVIILDVEMPVMDGLTALHEIQKKKLGIPVIMLSVLTQNGAEATFKALEYGAIDFVPKPSSAFQFDPEEIGNILKTKILAYFESRIQVPSNVALKKVPIPSVPAGGVHAKKSPVHAICIGTSTGGPRALQEVFSRVPADISLPIFVVQHMPAGFTKAFAMRLNDHSKIKVKEAEDGEPIEPNTGYVAPGDAHLSIQSRGGRKWIALNREAPVNGHRPSIEVLLNSAIEEYKSGIVGVIMTGMGKDGSAAMVKVREAGGSTIAQDEQTSVIYGMNRQAVEMGGVEYIEPITEIINRIQIILKERGI; translated from the coding sequence ATGGTTCCAAGTCCGGTTCGCGCCGTCATTGTCGATGATTCTCTTTTAGTCAGAAATATCATCTCAGATCAGATTCAAAAGGATTCCAAAATTCTCGTAGTCGCCACGGGTAAAACCGGCGTCGATTGTATCGAGCTCGCTCAAAAATTGAATCCGGACGTGATCATTCTCGACGTGGAAATGCCCGTGATGGACGGTTTGACCGCGCTTCACGAAATTCAAAAAAAGAAGTTGGGCATTCCGGTTATCATGCTTTCCGTTCTGACTCAGAACGGAGCCGAAGCGACCTTTAAAGCCTTGGAATACGGAGCCATCGACTTTGTTCCCAAACCTTCTAGCGCGTTTCAATTCGATCCAGAAGAAATCGGAAACATTTTAAAAACGAAAATTCTCGCGTACTTCGAAAGCCGCATTCAAGTTCCCTCCAATGTCGCATTAAAAAAAGTCCCGATCCCTTCGGTTCCTGCCGGAGGAGTACACGCAAAAAAGTCGCCCGTTCACGCGATCTGCATCGGTACTTCCACAGGCGGACCTCGGGCCTTGCAGGAAGTTTTTTCGAGAGTTCCCGCGGACATTTCCCTGCCGATTTTCGTAGTTCAACATATGCCCGCCGGTTTTACGAAGGCGTTTGCGATGAGACTCAACGATCATTCTAAAATTAAAGTTAAGGAAGCGGAGGACGGCGAGCCGATAGAACCAAATACGGGCTACGTTGCTCCGGGAGACGCGCATCTTTCCATTCAATCTCGTGGTGGGAGGAAATGGATTGCCCTGAACAGGGAAGCTCCCGTAAATGGACACAGACCTTCCATTGAAGTTCTCCTAAACAGCGCGATTGAAGAATATAAAAGCGGGATTGTCGGCGTAATCATGACCGGCATGGGAAAGGACGGCTCGGCGGCCATGGTAAAAGTCAGGGAAGCCGGCGGTTCCACGATCGCGCAGGACGAACAAACTTCCGTAATTTATGGAATGAACCGTCAGGCTGTTGAAATGGGAGGCGTCGAATATATCGAGCCTATTACTGAAATCATCAATAGGATCCAAATCATTTTGAAAGAGAGAGGAATTTAA
- a CDS encoding response regulator, producing the protein MARILVVDDAKFMRTMVKDALTQTGHEIVGEAENGNIAVEQYKSLKPDLVTMDITMREKDGIEAAQEIFKLDAKARIIMVTALGQEDLLAKAIKMGVKDFVVKPFSPERLQQAADKALNS; encoded by the coding sequence ATGGCCAGAATTCTCGTTGTGGATGATGCCAAATTCATGAGAACCATGGTAAAAGACGCGCTTACGCAAACCGGTCATGAGATCGTAGGCGAAGCTGAAAACGGGAATATTGCAGTGGAGCAGTATAAGTCTTTGAAGCCCGATCTGGTCACGATGGACATTACCATGCGTGAAAAAGACGGGATCGAAGCCGCTCAGGAAATATTCAAGTTGGATGCGAAAGCGAGAATCATCATGGTTACCGCTCTTGGTCAGGAAGACCTTTTGGCAAAAGCGATCAAGATGGGAGTCAAAGACTTCGTCGTAAAACCGTTTTCTCCGGAAAGACTCCAGCAGGCGGCGGATAAAGCTCTTAACTCATAA
- a CDS encoding segregation and condensation protein A: MENEESGKSFVVQWNNSEGGLTEGPLSVLWNLIESYKVDIFDVSLSRITRDFLSFLRISETLSLELSAEYALMAANLIYLKSKALLPDPGFEEEDYEPPLPPELVEKLLEHKKFQLTAKRLSDIDQTQAGVFRRESNVTLEEEDNWLDVSLLDLISAFNEILESKADDAEIPALLTTPHRFTVEEKMEKILSSLREKKEVSFPDLFEKEVPEKAEIVATFLALLELSKQRILRAKQHKLFGEIRLFLIEEQWNGTGQNSRD, encoded by the coding sequence ATGGAGAATGAAGAATCCGGTAAGTCCTTTGTAGTTCAATGGAACAATTCAGAGGGAGGTTTGACCGAAGGACCTCTTTCAGTCCTCTGGAATTTGATTGAAAGTTATAAAGTGGACATCTTTGATGTTTCTCTCTCTCGCATCACCCGTGATTTTTTAAGTTTCCTGCGGATTTCAGAGACTCTTTCCTTAGAACTCAGCGCCGAATACGCCTTGATGGCGGCCAATCTTATCTATCTCAAATCCAAGGCCTTGTTGCCGGATCCGGGTTTTGAAGAAGAAGACTACGAGCCGCCCCTTCCTCCCGAACTTGTAGAAAAACTTTTAGAACATAAAAAATTCCAGCTTACCGCCAAACGGCTTTCCGATATCGATCAAACCCAGGCCGGAGTTTTCAGAAGGGAATCCAACGTCACCTTAGAGGAAGAAGACAACTGGCTCGACGTTTCTCTTCTCGATTTGATTTCGGCATTCAACGAAATTCTCGAATCCAAAGCGGACGACGCGGAGATTCCCGCCTTACTCACCACACCTCACCGATTCACGGTGGAAGAGAAAATGGAAAAAATTCTTTCTTCCCTCCGAGAAAAAAAGGAAGTCTCTTTTCCGGATTTATTCGAGAAGGAAGTTCCTGAAAAGGCAGAAATCGTTGCCACTTTTCTGGCATTGCTGGAACTAAGTAAGCAGAGGATTCTCCGGGCTAAACAACATAAGCTTTTCGGGGAAATCCGTTTATTTCTGATCGAGGAACAGTGGAACGGGACAGGACAAAACTCAAGGGATTGA
- the scpB gene encoding SMC-Scp complex subunit ScpB, which produces MERDRTKLKGLIEALLFVSGEPLKLASIAKSAEMEKTEAREILDELVLDYSEKNGGFLLKEISGAYQFVTNEGYSEILGNIFKEKRREQLSKSSLDTLAIIAYKQPITLPEIDEIRGVSSRAMVTSLISKKLIKPIGNKEVPGRPALYGTTKEFLIHFGLNKLSDLPAPVEVKELKFENLDDLLENE; this is translated from the coding sequence GTGGAACGGGACAGGACAAAACTCAAGGGATTGATCGAGGCTTTACTATTCGTTTCCGGCGAACCTCTGAAATTGGCGAGCATCGCTAAGTCCGCAGAGATGGAAAAGACGGAAGCCAGAGAAATCCTAGACGAACTCGTTTTAGACTACTCCGAAAAAAACGGCGGTTTTCTTTTGAAGGAAATCAGCGGCGCGTATCAATTCGTGACCAACGAAGGGTATTCCGAAATTCTCGGGAACATCTTCAAGGAAAAAAGAAGAGAACAACTTTCCAAGTCCAGTCTCGACACTCTTGCAATCATCGCATACAAACAACCCATCACCTTACCGGAGATAGACGAGATCCGAGGCGTTTCTTCGAGGGCGATGGTGACCTCTCTGATTTCGAAAAAACTGATCAAACCGATCGGAAACAAGGAAGTTCCCGGAAGACCCGCGCTTTACGGGACCACGAAAGAATTCTTGATTCATTTCGGTTTGAATAAACTATCGGATCTTCCGGCTCCCGTGGAAGTAAAAGAGCTAAAATTCGAAAACCTGGACGATTTACTCGAAAATGAGTGA
- the pheA gene encoding prephenate dehydratase gives MSDLDQQLKTYRDQIDSLDQEIVKAIQARTEFVSKIGEIKRERNEPVFRPDREKEVYEKIKSLSGGPLPDKVLIAIYREIMSGSISVEKGLEIGYLGPAGSFSNQAVRTRFGASIQALEFNSIPDVFRAVETDKIDYGVVPVENSSEGLVNSTLDQFLVSDLLIYSEHYLRISISLLGFEHDLSKIKTLYGIKIANSQCKNWLAANLPHVEIVETSSTAKAAQIVAEKKEGCAAIASSIAAEIYGLSLIRESIEDLADNTTRFLIIGKNQCPPTGNDKTSVVFSCPDKPGALYRVLKPFFDHQLNLTKIESRPTRRNSWEYNFFIDFNGHQKDESIQKVLSSLKENTIFLRVLGSYPMSPQSL, from the coding sequence ATGAGTGACTTGGATCAACAACTAAAAACATACCGAGATCAGATCGATTCCCTGGATCAGGAAATCGTAAAGGCGATCCAAGCCCGTACCGAATTCGTATCGAAGATCGGAGAAATCAAACGGGAAAGAAACGAACCAGTCTTTCGTCCCGATCGTGAAAAAGAAGTTTATGAAAAGATAAAGTCTTTGAGCGGAGGACCGCTTCCCGATAAGGTTCTCATTGCGATCTACCGTGAAATCATGTCCGGTTCCATCTCCGTTGAAAAGGGATTGGAAATCGGTTATCTCGGACCTGCGGGTTCTTTTTCCAACCAAGCGGTTCGTACTCGTTTCGGAGCTTCGATCCAAGCTCTGGAATTCAATTCCATTCCAGACGTGTTTCGCGCGGTCGAAACCGATAAGATAGACTACGGGGTTGTTCCGGTGGAAAACTCGAGCGAAGGTCTTGTGAATTCCACACTCGATCAGTTTTTGGTCTCCGATCTTCTCATCTATTCCGAACATTACTTAAGAATCAGCATCAGCCTTCTCGGATTCGAACACGATCTTTCCAAAATCAAAACCTTATACGGAATCAAGATCGCAAACTCTCAGTGTAAAAACTGGTTGGCCGCAAATCTTCCTCACGTAGAGATCGTGGAAACTTCTTCCACGGCAAAGGCCGCGCAGATCGTTGCGGAAAAAAAAGAAGGATGCGCGGCGATCGCGTCTTCCATCGCGGCTGAAATTTACGGACTCAGTTTAATCCGAGAATCGATCGAAGACCTCGCGGACAACACGACTCGCTTTTTGATCATCGGAAAAAATCAATGTCCTCCCACCGGGAACGATAAAACCTCCGTCGTCTTCTCTTGTCCCGATAAACCCGGTGCGTTGTATCGGGTATTAAAACCTTTCTTCGATCATCAATTGAATCTTACCAAGATAGAATCCAGACCTACGAGAAGAAATTCCTGGGAATATAACTTCTTCATCGATTTCAACGGTCATCAAAAGGACGAATCCATCCAAAAGGTTCTTTCCAGTCTGAAAGAAAACACGATCTTTTTAAGAGTCCTCGGTTCCTATCCGATGTCTCCTCAAAGCCTGTGA
- a CDS encoding prephenate dehydrogenase has protein sequence MKSEFSNILIYGLGLMGASLSLALKKKGIDSRVTGVVSSTKSKTKGESLKSADEILTSEEFHSSKNWKDYDFIIFGVPVDLTVKLISELPLDYEGVFTDLGSTKKEIVHAVEARFPNAHNYVSSHPMCGSEESGLEFANASLYEGRLCILTCPKNARPEVGKSLDSFWKKIGMETIEIPADKHDSILSYLSHSPHILSSIMADWAANQKIVKQYTDLSPIPLNGGGFRDMTRIAGSNPKMWSAIFASNQEEIYNSLLDYRDRLDIILEKLNPKNTLNHEEWEGFMETSRRSRDYILKNQDDSKKH, from the coding sequence GTGAAATCAGAATTTTCTAATATTCTCATATACGGTCTCGGACTGATGGGCGCCTCTTTGTCTCTTGCTCTCAAAAAAAAAGGAATCGATTCCCGAGTCACCGGAGTCGTAAGTTCGACCAAAAGTAAGACAAAGGGAGAATCCCTTAAGTCGGCGGACGAAATTCTTACCTCGGAAGAATTTCATTCCTCCAAGAATTGGAAAGATTACGATTTTATCATATTCGGAGTCCCAGTCGATCTCACAGTGAAACTGATCTCCGAACTTCCCTTGGATTACGAAGGTGTGTTCACCGATCTCGGTTCCACAAAAAAAGAAATCGTTCACGCGGTGGAAGCCCGTTTTCCGAACGCACACAATTATGTTTCTTCGCATCCCATGTGCGGTTCCGAGGAATCGGGATTAGAGTTCGCAAACGCTTCTTTATACGAAGGAAGGCTTTGTATTCTCACCTGTCCGAAAAACGCAAGACCCGAAGTAGGGAAGAGTTTGGATTCTTTCTGGAAAAAAATCGGAATGGAAACGATCGAAATTCCCGCGGATAAACACGATTCGATTCTTTCGTATCTATCACATTCTCCTCATATACTTTCCTCGATCATGGCGGACTGGGCGGCCAATCAAAAGATCGTAAAACAATACACGGATCTTTCTCCGATTCCGTTGAACGGGGGAGGGTTTCGCGATATGACTCGGATCGCGGGTTCCAATCCGAAGATGTGGTCCGCGATCTTCGCTTCCAACCAGGAGGAAATTTACAATTCCCTTTTGGACTACCGGGATCGCCTCGATATTATATTAGAAAAATTGAATCCAAAGAACACTCTGAATCACGAAGAATGGGAAGGTTTTATGGAAACCTCCCGAAGATCCAGGGATTATATTTTGAAGAACCAGGATGATTCCAAGAAACACTAA
- the aroA gene encoding 3-phosphoshikimate 1-carboxyvinyltransferase: MIPRNTKLKSREITVPGDKSLSHRSVLFAALSKGRSKVTGFLEAEDPLNTMSAFTKLGLKSQKIKPGEYEFESPGKDALISPNVELDFGNAGTGIRLSAGLICGLPNVNATLTGDDSLKKRPMGRIIKPLTAMGASIVGLGEKETAPLQISGKKLNGFRYESPIASAQIKSCLMLAAIASSTELEYSENILSRDHTENMFQFLGNRIERISPLHFKIKPPYVLNGGEFKVPGDISSAAFFLVLGVLAKEGNLLIQNIGLNPARTGILTALELMGAKIEILNRRIECGEPVGDLKTYPSVLKKTNIPESLIPSIIDEIPILSVAGLFSEGGFEIRHAEELRAKESDRIHTMVSNFRALGIEVEEYPDGYALDGTSKKSEEVWGELSKGKKISILSYMDHRIAMSFLILKALSGFDLEIDETSWIETSFPGFETLLQGCLYE; this comes from the coding sequence ATGATTCCAAGAAACACTAAACTCAAGTCCAGGGAAATCACGGTCCCCGGAGACAAATCCCTTTCGCATCGTTCCGTTTTGTTTGCGGCTCTTTCCAAGGGTCGGTCCAAGGTCACCGGATTTCTCGAGGCCGAAGATCCTTTGAACACGATGTCCGCGTTTACAAAACTCGGATTAAAATCCCAAAAGATCAAACCGGGAGAATACGAATTCGAAAGTCCCGGAAAGGACGCACTTATTTCGCCTAACGTGGAATTGGATTTCGGAAACGCGGGTACGGGAATTCGTCTATCGGCGGGACTAATCTGCGGACTTCCGAACGTGAACGCGACTTTGACCGGAGACGATTCTTTGAAAAAACGTCCGATGGGAAGAATCATCAAACCTTTAACGGCCATGGGCGCTTCGATCGTAGGACTCGGAGAAAAAGAAACCGCCCCTCTGCAAATTTCGGGTAAGAAGTTAAACGGCTTTCGTTACGAAAGTCCGATCGCGAGCGCGCAGATCAAATCCTGTTTGATGCTCGCGGCCATCGCCTCCTCAACGGAATTGGAATATTCGGAAAACATACTATCCCGAGATCATACCGAAAACATGTTTCAATTTTTGGGAAACAGGATCGAACGGATTTCACCGTTGCATTTTAAGATCAAACCTCCTTATGTTTTGAACGGAGGAGAATTTAAGGTTCCCGGAGATATCTCTTCTGCGGCGTTCTTTTTGGTGCTCGGAGTTTTGGCAAAAGAAGGGAATCTTCTCATACAAAACATAGGACTCAATCCTGCGAGAACGGGAATTTTGACCGCTCTGGAACTGATGGGCGCGAAGATCGAAATTCTCAACCGAAGAATCGAATGCGGCGAACCCGTGGGCGATTTGAAAACATATCCCTCTGTATTAAAGAAAACGAATATTCCGGAATCGTTGATTCCTTCGATCATCGACGAGATTCCGATCCTTTCCGTGGCCGGTCTTTTTTCCGAAGGCGGTTTTGAGATCCGTCACGCCGAAGAACTTCGCGCAAAAGAATCGGATCGGATTCACACGATGGTTTCCAACTTCCGCGCGCTTGGAATCGAAGTTGAGGAATATCCGGACGGTTATGCGTTAGACGGAACCTCTAAGAAATCCGAGGAAGTATGGGGTGAACTTTCCAAAGGAAAGAAGATCTCCATTCTTTCCTATATGGATCATAGAATCGCGATGAGCTTTTTGATCCTAAAGGCGCTTTCCGGTTTCGATTTAGAAATCGACGAAACCTCCTGGATCGAAACTTCTTTTCCGGGTTTTGAAACCCTGCTTCAAGGATGTCTTTATGAATGA
- the cmk gene encoding (d)CMP kinase, with protein MNENVIALDGPAGSGKSTVARQIAEKIGFNYLDTGAFYRALTLFLFRRYQKATNAGEFPDWVKTSDAKDSISGAHILSEFSAGNENKILLNGEDVSLAIRTPEITREIKHIANQRIYRDFVNKELHSLAKLYKLIMDGRDIGTEVFPDAKFKFYLTASSKVRAERRFLQLKEQGIAADSDEIEREIILRDKSDMEREIAPLYQAKDAFLIDTDILSKNSVISKILEILDR; from the coding sequence ATGAATGAGAATGTGATCGCGCTCGACGGACCTGCGGGTTCGGGAAAAAGCACCGTCGCGAGACAAATCGCCGAAAAGATCGGTTTCAATTACTTGGATACGGGCGCATTCTATCGCGCGTTGACCCTTTTTCTATTTCGGAGATACCAAAAGGCGACTAACGCGGGAGAATTTCCGGATTGGGTCAAAACCTCCGATGCGAAAGATTCGATTTCCGGAGCTCACATTCTTTCCGAATTTTCGGCGGGAAATGAAAACAAAATTCTTCTGAACGGAGAGGACGTTTCTCTCGCGATCCGAACCCCGGAAATCACGAGAGAAATCAAACATATCGCGAACCAAAGAATTTACAGGGACTTCGTAAATAAGGAACTCCATTCTCTCGCGAAACTTTACAAATTGATTATGGACGGACGCGATATCGGAACCGAAGTTTTTCCGGACGCGAAGTTTAAATTCTATTTAACGGCCTCCTCCAAGGTGCGCGCTGAAAGAAGATTTTTACAACTGAAAGAGCAGGGGATTGCCGCCGATTCCGATGAGATCGAAAGAGAAATTATCCTTCGCGACAAATCGGATATGGAAAGGGAAATCGCGCCTCTTTATCAAGCAAAGGACGCATTCCTAATTGACACTGATATCCTCTCCAAAAATAGTGTAATTAGCAAGATCCTTGAGATTCTGGATCGATGA